One Candidatus Nitrotoga arctica genomic window, TACCCATCTTATCAAGGAATATAACTGGCATCAGGTGCTGGTGTTTACACGCACCAAACACGGTGCCAACAAGTTAGCTGAACAACTCAATAAGGACGACATTCCAGCGCTGGCCATCCATGGCAATAAGAGCCAAGCGGCACGCACTCGCGCATTGGCAGAATTTAAAACCGGCAAACTACAGGTGCTAGTGGCAACTGACATTGCTGCGCGTGGCATCGACATCATTGAATTGCCACACGTGGTCAACTTCGAGATGCCCAATGTATCGGAAGATTATGTCCACCGCATTGGACGCACCGGTCGCGCAGGCAGCGAAGGCGAGGCGAGTTCCCTGGTATGTATTGATGAACATAAGCTGCTGGGGGACATTGAGCGACTGACCAAGCGCGAAATTCCGGTTGTGCAAATACCCGGCTTCGAGCCAGATCCTCGCATCAAAGCAGAGCCTATTTTAAACGGTCAGAATCGCGGTCAAGGTGGGGAGCGTAAGCAAGGGCAAGGTCGAAGTCGTACTCCTCGGGCAGCGCCGCGTGCGGGCGGTGGTCAAGGCCGCACCAGTGTTGCTACTGCTACTACTGGTAAACCTGTTGCCCGCAAACCGGTATCACACCGTTCCGGTGGCTACAATCGCTAACCATGTTTTTGCCAAGACGCAGGGCCAGGTAATTAAGTAGATTAGCCCCGACACAATTAATAAATTTGTTTTTATTAAAATGAATCTCACAACAGACGAAAAAATCATAGCTGCGACGAAACTTTGGTTGGAGCGGGCCGTCATTGGCCTCAACTTGTGCCCGTTTGCCAAGGCCGTTCACGTGAAAAATCAGATACGCTATGTGGTGAGTTCTGCGGCCACACATGAGGATTTGCTAAGAGACCTCATGCGAGAGCTGGAAGTGTTGGCCGAAACGCCAGCAATAAATATCGACACAACCTTGCTTGTTCATCCCTATGTGCTCACTGATTTTCTTGAATACAACGATTTTCTCGATGTAGCCGATGCGGCGCTGGAAGACATGGATTTGGAAGGTGCGTTGCAAGTGGCCAGCTTTCACCCGCAGTATCAGTTTGCCGGAACGCAGCCTGACGATATCGAAAACTACACCAATCGGTCGCCGTACCCAATGCTGCATCTGCTACGCGAAGCGAGTGTCGTGCAGGCGGTGTCGGCTTTTCCTGAGGCCGAGAAAATATTCGACAAAAACATTGAGACACTGCGCCGTTTGGGTCACGCAGGCTGGAATGACTTGGGGCTGGTTAAGGCCAGTCCTCTCCTGGAAAATTAATAACTGCGCAAAGACCTTTAACGGTGACATCACCCACTTTCTCTTTACTTACCCCCGATTGCGTCATGAACGCGCTGGACAGCTTGAACTGCCGCAGCGATGGCCGTCTGTTAGCGCTAAACAGCTATGAGAACCGCGTCTATCAGGTAGGCATGGAAGAAGGCTCACCGCTGGTCGCAAAATTCTATCGGTCGGAACGCTGGACGAATGCGGCCATACTCGAAGAGCACACTTTCGTGCAGGCGTTGGTCGAGCGCGAAATTCCGGTGGTACCTGCTTTGGTGCTGGGTGGCAAAACACTGCACACCTTCGAAGGATTTCGCTTCGCCGTTTTTCCCAAACACGGCGGACGTGCGCCCGAACTTGAAGATCGAAACACGCTGGAATGGATGGGGCGCTTTCTGGGTCGCATCCACGCCATTGGTGCGCTCAAACCGTTTCAGCATCGCCCCACACTGGATATAGCGAGTTTCGGTGTAGAACCACTTGATTTTTTACTGACCAATAACTTTATCCCGGCTGATCTTGTTGCTGCCTATCGTAGCGTAGCAGAGCAGGCACTGGCTAGCGTGCGACATTGCTTTGAGCGTGCCGGCAGCAATGTAAAAACACTACGTCTACATGGGGATTGTCATGCAGGTAATGTGCTATGGACGGATGACGGTCCGCACTTCGTTGATTTTGACGATAGCCGCATGGGGCCTGCTGTGCAAGACTTGTGGATGCTGTTATCGGGCGAGCGTGCTGACATGGCGCGGCAGTTGAATGACGTGCTGGCAGGGTATAAAGACTTTTACGATTTTGATTCATGTGAGTTGCATCTGGTCGAAGCTCTGCGCACCTTGCGCCTGATACATTATTCCGCCTGGCTGGCTCAGCGATGGGACGATCCAGCCTTCAAGCAAGCCTTCCCGTGGTTTAATACTCAACGCTATTGGCAAGATCGCATTCTGGAATTGCGCGAGCAGATCGCGCTGATGGACGAGCCGCCACTATGGCCGGTTTGATTGATATGCAAGCTCGTTGCGCTTGCGGCAGCAAGAAAATTTTTACAGACTGTTGCGAGTGTTATATCGAGGGCAACACGCCTGCCCCCAGCGCTGAAGCTTTGATGCGTTCCCGCTATGTCGCTTACACATTGGGATGCGATGATTATTTACTGGCAACTTGGCATCCCTCTACTCGCGCCGTTACGTTGGATACAGTTGATAAAGTTGAGACAAAGTGGCTGGGGCTGGAGGTGAAACGCCATGAGTACAATCTTCAAGAACCGAACCGCGCCCTAGTGGAGTTTGTGGCGCGCTACAAAGCAGGGGGTCGTGCGTATCGACTGCACGAATTGAGTCGCTTCGTGCGCGAGGGCGACCTATGGTTTTATGTGGATGGAGACATTCACTAAGTTAGACTTAGCACCTTACAGCCCTTAGACTTACTTATTTTTTGCAATACATATTTCGCGAGAACATTCATCATGGCATCAGATTCTGTAACACAGCCTGTACTAGAAGCAATTGACGCACCCGCACCTGTTTCGCGTGATTTAATCACGCGCGAAGTGGCGCGCCGTCGCACCTTCGGCATCATCTCTCACCCGGATGCGGGCAAAACCACACTGACCGAAAAATTACTGCTATTTTCCGGCGCGATTCAATTGGCGGGTACGGTAAAGGCACGCAAGAGCGGTCGCCACGCAACGTCCGACTGGATGGACATCGAGAAGCAACGTGGTATCTCTGTAGCCAGCTCAGTGATGCAGTTCGAATATCGTAACCATGTCGTAAATTTGCTCGATACCCCCGGCCACCAGGATTTTTCCGAAGACACCTACCGCGTGCTCACCGCCGTAGATTCCGCGCTCATGGTTATTGACGCGGCCAAGGGCGTGGAAACGCAAACCATCAAATTGCTCAACGTGTGCCGTATGCGCAACACACCCATCATAACCTTCATTAACAAGATGGACCGTGAAACACGCGACCCGGTGGAATTGCTGGATGAGGTTGAGTCGGTACTTAATATCCAATGCGCACCGGTGACTTGGCCGCTGGGGATGGGCAAAACTTTTCGGGGTGTCTATCACTTATTGCGCGACGAAATTTTACTGTTCGCGGCAGGCGAAGAACGCGCCGATCAGGATTTTGAAATAGTTAAAGGCATCGATAACCCGCGTCTTGTGGAAATGTTCCCATTGGAAATAGGTCAGCTTAAAGCGGAAGTTGAACTACTGCATGGAGCTTCTCATCCTTTTGATCTTGCCGCGTTTCTGGCCGGCACGCAAACTCCCGTATTCTTTGGCTCCGCTATCAACAACTTCGGCGTGCGCGAAATTCTCAACGCCCTGTTGGATTGGGCACCGGCGCCGCGTGCACGGGATGCCACTGTACGTGTTGTCGCACCTAACGAGGCGGCTTTTACTGGCTTCGTGTTCAAGATACAAGCCAACATGGACGCAAATCATCGTGACCGCATCGCCTTCTTGCGTGTTTGCTCCGGGCGCTTCGAGCGTGGCATGAAGATCAAACACCTGCGTATTAACCGCGAAATTCGTGTATCCAACGTTGTCACCTTTATGGCCTCCAGCCGTGAGCAGGTAGAAGAAGCCTACGCTGGCGACATCATCGGCTTACCCAACCACGGCAACATGCAGATCGGCGACAGCTTTTCCGAAGGCGAATTATTGCAGTTCACCGGCATTCCTTATTTCGCACCAGACTTTTTCCGCTCCGTGCGCATCCGGAACCCGATCAAGGTCAAGCAACTGCATAAAGGTTTGCAGCAGCTGGGTGAAGAGGGCGCTGTACAAGTATTCAAACCAGTTAGTGGGGGTGATTTAATTCTAGGCGCGGTCGGCGTACTGCAGTTCGATGTCGTCGCCAGTCGCTTGATGGGCGAATACGGCGTGGATGCAGTATTCGATGGCACCAATACCACGAGCGCGCGCTGGGTAACTTGTGACGACAAAAAAATGCTCGCCGATTTTGAGAAGGCCCTATCGCACAATGTCGCCTACGATGCCGCCAGCAACATGGCCTATCTCGCACCGAACAGCGTCAATCTCAAACTCACCCAGGAACGCTGGCCGAAAGTAGTTTTCCACACCACGCGTGAACATGCGGTGAAACTGTAGTTGATTTTCTTCCATAAAGACTTCCATGCAACAATTTGAATTCAAGCTTAATGGCGAATTTATCGAGCTAAACCAACTGCTAAAAATGGTTGGCGTGTGCGATAGCGGCGGAGCGGGTAAGGTACTGGTCGCAGAAGGTGTGGTATCGGTGGACGGGCACGTGGAATTGCGCAAAACCTGCAAAATACGTGCAGGATCGGTGGTAACCCTAGGCGACGTGCGCATCACAGTGCTTGCATAATTTTCATGCTGTATATCTCCCACAACGTTACCATTGCTGATCATGAGATCGAGTTAACCGCCGTGCGTGCGCAGGGAGCAGGCGGTCAGAACGTCAACAAGGTTTCCAGCGCCGTGCATCTGCGTTTCGACATCAACGTCTCATCGTTGCCAGACGCTTTTAAAGCGCGGCTCTTTGAACTGCACGATCACCGTATCACCAAAGACGGCGTGATAATTATCAAGGCGCAGGAATTTCGCAGTCAGGAAATGAATCGTGGTGAAGCATTACGACGCTTGAAAGAGTTGGTGCAGAGTATCGCGGTGTTGCCCACCGTCCGTCGTGCAACAAAACCTACGCGCAGTTCGCAGAGGAAGCGTATGGACAGCAAAGCCAAGCATGGTGCAACTAAAAGTATGCGTGGCCGGGTGGTGGAATAATTTGACAGAAGCCTACTTCTGCATGAGACGGATCCAGGAGCTATATGGCTATTAAAGCAACCATCTTCAAAGCCAATCTGCAAATCGCAGACATGGAGCGTCACTATTACCAAGATCACGCGCTTACTCTTGCACGACATCCTTCTGAAACAGACGAGCGCATGATGGTGCGGCTGTTAGCCTTTGCGTTGCATGCCCATGAATATCTGGAGTTCGGCCAAGGGATGACCACTGATGATGAGGCAGATTTGTGGCGGAAAGATTTAACGGGTGCGATTGAGTTATGGATAGACGTCGGGCTTCCCGACGAAAAACTAATACGTAAAGCCTGCGGCCGCTCTAACCAGGTGATTGTTTATACCTATGGCGGTCGTGTCGCTGATATGTGGTTCGCACAAAACAGCAGTCAATTCGAACGACTCAGGAATCTGAGCGTGATTAACCTGCCGATGAAACATACGCGCGCCATCGCCAAGCTGGCTCAGCGCAACATGCAGTTGCAATGCACCATTCAGGATGGACAGATATGGTTGAGCGATGGGAATGACAGTGCGCAGGTGGAACGGGTGTTGCTAAAAGTCCCATCCACTCGCGGGCATTGAGCGCAACTAGTCGGCGCTCAACGACTTAGTCAATTTCAATCGCTGCCGCCACAACACAGCACTTGCCCAACTCAGCGCGGCAAGCATAACCAAGCCGCCCAGCGTATGCGCCAGCGCGCCCCAGTGCTGAGCATTGGGCCGCTGACCAAAGCTATCGAGTAGATATATCCAATCGTGCGGGCCATCTTCGCCGACGCTCCCTCCGAGCAAAATTAATTGCGGTCGCAGGGCATCATATATGTAGGGTGCAAGGTCTATCAAGCTGACACTTGTCCACCATAGCCCGATCGCCGCGCCGAAGTTGTCGCGATTTTTCCAGATAAAGGCGATAGCAATCCCGCCGGGTAATGCCAATTGGAACAAGCTGCCGCCGAGGATGGTGAGCCACTGACCGAAAGGCATAAACAACACGTGCCCGGCCTCATGGATAGGAAGCAGGATGTTGTGCATGAAGGAGCCGCCCATCTCGCCGCTGCGGTAATCATAAGAAAATAGTCTCCAGCTCCACCCTGCCAAGAGAACGAGCAGCAGACAACGCCCATAGAAAGATAGCTCATCCATCTGTTCCTTGGGCGTGAGAAAATCCTGCGTGCGTTTGCGCCAACTACGAGTGGTCGGGCCCGGGTCAGCATCGTAAGTCACGGGCACTTCTGTCAATGCTTGCCACTTAAAAAAATAAATGCCGCAGGCAGGGCATGCGGCATTGCTCGGTAAAGATTGCGGTAACTTGCATCCGCACTTGGGGCAATCAGTGTAGGTATCAGGCATTACTCTCGCGCTTTACCGGCAAGCTAGCCACAGACTTACCGAAAGCTGCACTGTACTGATTTAGGTGGACGAGCTTTCATCGTTAGCGTGACCGGATTGGTCTGAGGAAGACGGGGGTTTATCTTCTAATTTACGCTGCTTTTTTTCTTCTTTCTTTTTTTTCTTGGCTAATTCTTTTTGACGCTTTTCGAATTGAAAATTAGGTTGTACCAATTTGTCGCCTTTATTATTAGGATTTATTTAAATGCCCGATTTGCAGCCGCTATTTTCACACATTTACGACTAACCATGGGGGGTGCTTTGGGAGGACCCGTACAAACCGCGAAAAATTGATCTCATGCTGGCAATGAAACGTTCTGTGGATGGCTTGCCGGGCCATCGCGTCAAAAACAATCCCTCAATATCCCAAGCTGGCGGCACTGCGTTTGATCAGCAATGCACTATCATGCAGCGCTTTCCTTTCATCCTGATTCATCGGGGGTCGTAGCGTGGCTTGAACCCCGGTTTGTCCGATTATCAGCGGCAGGGAAAGCGCGACGTCGGTCACGCCTTCGACCTCCGGCACCACCGAGCAAGCGGTAAACACCGTGCGTTCGTCATAAAGAATGCAGCGGCTCAAGCGTGCAAGCGCGGCACCGATCCCATAATACGTAGCGCCTTTGCCATCGATGATGCGGTAAGCAGCGCGGCGTACGCTTTCGTCAACTTGTTTTTTAAAATCTGCCGTCAGCGGGCAGCCGCACGAAGCGGCAAACTGTTCCAGCGGGATGCCCGCTATCTCGGCGCCGGACCACAGCAGCACTTCTGAATCGCCGTGCTCACCCAGCACATACGCATGCACCGAACTCGGTGAAACCTTGCATAACTCACCAAGTAGCGCACGAAAGCGTGCAGTGTCGAGGATGGTTCCACTCCCGAGCACCCGGCCCGCCGGTAAACCGGCCAGCCTGTGTGTGATTTGCGTCATTACATCAAGCGGGTTGGTCGCCACCAGCAGAATGGCATCTGCCGCGTACCGCACGATCTGCGGCACAATGTCGGCAAAGATAGCGGCATTCCTTTGCAGCAGCTGCATGCGCATTTCACCCGGCAGCTGGCCGACACCCGCGGCTATGATCACTAATCCACATCCCGCTAGATCGGAAAAATCACCACTGCGAAGGTGAACCGGATGGGAAAATGGGGTCGCGTGCAGGATATCCATTACATGCGCTTCGGCCAGTGCGCGATTCTGATCGACCAGCACCAATTCGCTGCCCACTCCCTGTAACACTAGTGAGTAGGCGGTGGTACTGCCGACCTGCCCGATACCGACGATGCCAATTTTTAATGCAGTATTCAATATAGCCTTCCAAGCCGGATAACAGGGACAACAATTCAATTTCTCTCTACGTTTGGCCTTAAGCCAGGGCCATAGAAGGCTGCCTCCATTTTATTATTTTCTTTTACTCAAGAAACTGCTCGTAGTATTTCGTTATAAAACGCGGGTAAGCCAACTTTTTCGGAATTTTTACGTCGCCAGGCTGTAACCATTGTGTTTGGATTGGTGAGGCATTGCCGCCAAGCGTGTTAATCGCCAGCTTATTGTATTCCTGTGCGAAACGTTGCCAGCGAGGTTCTACAGGGTTGGAACAAATCGGGTCAAACGAGAACGAAATACCGGAACCACCCGAGTAAAGTCCGAAGGGTTTCTTCTCTTTTTCCGGGCGATGGACGAAATAGGTCGCCCATCCGTTCGGGGCATAGCCGGTCTGCTGTTCAAACTCCTTTGTAAATTTATAGGAGTCGACGATGACACGAGTAAGTTGCGCGATATCGTGTTCATAAAACTGGAAGTCAAGACGGCGCTCATCCGCTGATGGGCGCCAGTACTCGTTAACAAAATCATGGCGTGAGTAAATAAGCTCTTTGGGTTGCGGCACTTCGACCCCCTCAAATCCGTGCTGGATCGCCAAGCGTTTTGCGATGCGAAATTCCTCACAGGCAGGCTGTGACGAAACGGGCGTTACCGAACCGAAACCTGCCTTGAATCGCTCATCTAAGAAACTCGCCAGTTGATTAAGAAATACAATCGCAAACAAAGCGTCACACGCCTCACGTTTGCTAATCAACCGATGGGCAAGTTCCTCCGGCGACTGAAAAACTTCAAATGATATTTCTGACCTGCAAAGCGTAGCCGGACGTACTTCGATCTGGCATTCGACGACGATGCCGGAGAGTCCAAACGAACACTTGAACTCATAAAACACAATTCCATCGTTATAGTCAGACAGTGTGCGAAGCTTGCCTTTGTCGTCAACATAAGTCAGAGCGACGACATGCGCGGAAAAATAACCGAGGCCATCCAACGACGAATCCTTGGTATCGCCAACCGCGACGGAGCCTACGGTGGCCTCGCCGATTTCCGCCTGAAACGGGATTTCCATTCTACGTGCTTGAAGCCACATGTTGAGCTTTTTAAGGCGGCACCCCGCCTGCACCCGAACGACCTTTCTTCCTGTGCTGTCTGATTCGAGGCCTAGAATTTCGTCGAGCTTACGCGTACACAACATCGTCCCGCCGTCATTGACGATAGTAGATGTCACAGATAATAGTGAGCCAACCGGGTGGACAGGCGTTGGAAACCGCTGCTTATCGCACACCACGGCCTGCACATCAGCGTAGCTTATGGGTTCGACATAAACGGCGGGTTTCGTTGTATGGCTCAGTCCCCAATTGCTGCGAATATGGCCTTCATTTTCAAGCAAGCCATGATAGGGTTGAGAGATCGTAATATCATTCATTGAACACCTCGAACTGATGGTTAGGGACGAGTAATCAATCGTAAATTGCTGATACTGTTATCGAAGAACCCCATATTTTCTGATATCAGGCGCTTTGACGAGCAACGATTGAGCCTTCAAGAAAGCGTCTTGTACATGAGAGGATGTCATGTGGACATCTATAGCCGAATCGCTACTCCATTCTTCAATGAAGACGAACTCGGCGAGGTCGGTTTTATCTTGTACGAGCTGATAGCTGACACAACCCTTTTCTAATCGCGTGGGTTCAACAAGACCCAGCAATACAGATTTAAGTTCCTCAACTTTATCAAGCTGAGCAGTGATCCTCGCGATCACCCTTACCACTTCACCTGACATGTGCTACCTCCAAGTATCAATCGTTTAATGTTATTCCGGCGATGATTACATAATAAGACCACACATAAAAAAGACGAATAAGCAAATTGCTTATTTTTTGATTAAGAAAAATTTGTGGCTGTATGCAAATGAACCTGAATGTAGCCTCGTAAACTTCATGAGGTTGCCTCATGTCTGGTGAGTGGATAATTGAAACCAGGTCAACGAACCTTCAAAGTAATAGGGGCGGCATGTATCGGAAATTTTATGTCCAGCACGGACATCCATAAGATATAAAAAAACTGCATGACTACCTTGGCAGCCTGCTCCCGTTTTTCAGCGCAAATGCTTGCGTCCTTCCTTCGGATGTTCCTGCACTTGACAGGCGCGGCGGTAGGCCAGTAAGGTTTTCTGGGCGTGGCCCAGCACGCTGTCATAAGGATAATTGCCCGTTCCGTTCGCGACGCCGATCGGGAAACCGGTAAGCAGTTCTATGCCTTCGTTGGTATGCTCTGCGGTGTAAATATGAAATAAACCTTTAGCGACGGCCTTGATGACCTTGTGTTCCAACATCAGATTCCGGCGATTACGGTGTGGAATCAGCACGCCTTGGCTGCCGTCCAATCCGGCCGTTTCGCAGACACGAAAGTAACCTTCTATTTTTTCGTTAATCCCACCTACCGGCAACACTTCTCCATGCTGATTGACCGCGCCGGTAACCGCGATACCTTGCTTGAGAGGCAAACCCGACAAGGATGAAAGTAAAACATAAAGTTCGGCACAGGAAGCAGAATCACCCTCTACCCCGTAATAGTCCTGTTCAAACACAATTGATGCATTAAGCGCGAGCGGTGCAATATGGGCAAATAAGGCGGACAAGTAGTTCTGCAAAATGAACACGCCCTTATCATGAATTGGTCCGGACATTTCCACCTCGCGTCCAATATTGAGCAAGCCGTCTTCACCGGCAAAGGTGCGCGCCGTGACTCGTATCGGAAAGCCGAAGCGGTAATCTCTCAGATCTATTTGGGAAAGACCGTTGAGCTGGCCCACTTTCTCACCATGCACTGTAATCAGCACATCGCCTTCGGCGATGGATTCTTGCAAACGCTGATCGGGGTAATCGTGGCGCAAGATGTGCGCCTGAAGTGCAGCCTCTACATCCGCTGCATCAACTAAAAAACCGGCACGAGCGCGGCAGAGCGCAGCACTTTCCATTACCAGCGCCTCAGTACGGGCGAAGATCGCGCTTTGGCGAGATTGGTCGTCCGCTTCTCGATGGGAACCCTCTAGCAAACGTGCTACGGCGGCGGCGGAAAAATGCGGCAGCCCCATCTCCTGGCAAGCGTGGGCGATAAAAATTGACGAAGCGCGGCGGGTTTCAGCACTGGATAAAAAGCTTTCGGCAAAGTCTACCTTGACCCGAAAGCGGCGTGCGAACTCCGGATCCTCCTCCTGCAACTCATAATACTGTTCGCGCGAACCGATCAAAATGATCTTAACTTCAACCTTCACCGCCTCGGGTTCGAGGGAAACGGCCGCAATCGGTGTGAGAGCGGTACCCGGCTCTTCGATTTGCAGCTTGCCGCTACGCAACAAGCGCCGCAACTTCTCCCACACCATTTCATCGGCCAGCAGATCGCGTAGATGCAGCATGAGAAAACCCCCATGCGCTTTGTGCAAGCTACCAGCGCGTATGCGGGTAAAATCAGTTACCAACACATCGCTTTCGGTCTGATATTCAATGCTACCGAACAGTGAGCGGAATAATGGGTTATCTTCCACGATTACCGGTGCACCGCTCAGGCCATCATTGTCCACTACCAGATTAACTCGGTAACGGGATAACACTTTACTTAATGCCCCCTGCCGACTTTCCTCATCGGTATCGGAAACCTTGAACTGCTCCACATGATCAAGTATGTCCTGCATGACCTGCTCCAGATATGCACTCAGCTTGACGTAATCTTTGCTCTCCTGTTTCAATCCGTCCCTGATTCCCTGTAATTCATGATTCAACAACGGCTTCACGACTTGGCGCCGCAACGCCGCCAAGGCATCGTTCATAGCTCGCTCCAGCGGCCGGGTTTTCTCAAAATAGCTGGTAATCTTCGCGCGCAGTTCCTGCTCAGCCTGCTCTATCTCAGCCCGATGTTCTTTCGGCAAGACAAGCACTTCATCTTCAGTAAGTGCATGCCTTTTTTTACCCAGAAAAGTGAAAACCATGTGCCCTGCCTCGCGCTGAATTGCAAACTTGCGGGCTTCGGCAAATGCATCGAGTTCGGCGTAGTTCTTGCTTTCTTCTTCCTTGTAGGTTTTTTCAATGCGCTCGCTTTCTACTTTGAAACCCTGCCCCTCCAGGCATTGCGGTATTTCTGTCTGCAGGGATTTCGTCATTCGCGCCATAAGTTGACGCAGCAAGCGTCCCTGCCCGGCAGACAAATATAGAGCCTGCGGTCTTTCCGGTGCATCGAAATTGTGCAAATAGCATAAGTCGGGCGGCACCGCCTTATTTGCGGCAGCCACCTGCATCGCTTGCCTGAGCAGCGAAGAGCGGCCACTGCCGACTTCACCCAATACGAAAAGGTTATAGTCGGACTGGTCCATTTCAAGGCCAAAGCGGGCGGCCATTTCCGCGCGCTCCTGCCCGATCCAGGGTAGTGGATATGTCAGCAATTCTGAAGTATCAGAAAACCCAAGCGAATCGGGATCAATGTTGATGCGCAGGTCGGCGGCAGTCAGATTTGAGATCAGCATTTTTAAACCACAGAGTTACACAGGATTTTCGAATTGTAACCATTAATCTGGATTACATTATTCCTGTGTCAAGACGGATGCGCTTGTGAAGATTCGCACAGCATTGCCGACTCAGCCAAATTTAATCGCCGTGCTCACCCAGCTTTTCCAGCTTGGCTAGCCATCTCATGTATCACGTAACGAATGCGTAGTCGGAACTCCGCTAATCCGAACCGGGAGAGATATGTCAGTATGCTGAGTAATACGTCGATTGGCTTACTAAGCAAAAACTGGCAGTATAAGAAATAATTCTTGGCATTCTTATTGATTCGGCCAGATTATGTTTGAAGTCCGTTCGCCTTGAGCCCGTCGAAAGGTGAATGGGCTTCGACAAGCTCAGCTCGAACGGAGTTAATACTTCACCGTGCCGGATCAATCAAAAATAAGACAAGCTCATAATCCAATCAATTCGCGCTTGCACCAACTTGCACCAACTTGCACTCAACTTGTTGCTGACCTGCGCCCAAAAATATATTGGACTTAGCCGTGATCACTTTCAAACGCAAAGTTGCACTCAAGATTGCGATGGTATCGCTGGCCCTTGCCAGTATTGCCAGCCCTCTAGCTTGGTACATATCGCGTCTAAATGCCGAGAAAGGCATCGTCTCTTTTGCCATGGAAGAGTCACACCGTGTGCTAATGCACCGGCGCGACTCTCAAAGGATAGACATGGATGCTGAAAAGTCTGCCCGCACCTTGGTAGGAGGATTGTTTGAGATTGCGGAAATCTACGATTCAAACGGAATCAAACTGGCCGAGGCCATGACTGCTGAGGGGCAATTGCTTGAGCATGAAATCCACCATCACGCGCCGCCAAGCTATCAAGACTCCATGTATGAAAGCTTTAATTTGTCCGCAGATCGTTGGGTCTTGCAAGTGTTTACGCCCTTGCGGGAGGGGAATGGAAATCTGGCGGGCTACTTCGAAGGTACTCGTCTTGTCCCCGCGTGGCAAAAAAAACAGATTCTGGTGGATTCCCTTACGGTCGCTTTGATGGTGGGATTGGCATCTTTACTTTGTGGTGGCGTGCTATTCCCCGTCGTGATTCGTCTCTCCTCCGAAACTCAACGCAAAACTCAAGAGTTGCTTGAATCGCATATTTCGATGATGGAAGCGCTGGGACGTGCAATTGCCAAACGTGATTCGATTACGGGCGCGCACAACTATCGTGTGGCATGGGTATCCGCCATACTAGCCGAGACCCTCGGAATTAAGGGAGACAGGATGCAAGCATTGATTACCGGCAGTTTTTTACACGATACTGGAAAGATCGGGATTC contains:
- a CDS encoding putative quinol monooxygenase; the protein is MSGEVVRVIARITAQLDKVEELKSVLLGLVEPTRLEKGCVSYQLVQDKTDLAEFVFIEEWSSDSAIDVHMTSSHVQDAFLKAQSLLVKAPDIRKYGVLR
- a CDS encoding HD-GYP domain-containing protein, giving the protein MITFKRKVALKIAMVSLALASIASPLAWYISRLNAEKGIVSFAMEESHRVLMHRRDSQRIDMDAEKSARTLVGGLFEIAEIYDSNGIKLAEAMTAEGQLLEHEIHHHAPPSYQDSMYESFNLSADRWVLQVFTPLREGNGNLAGYFEGTRLVPAWQKKQILVDSLTVALMVGLASLLCGGVLFPVVIRLSSETQRKTQELLESHISMMEALGRAIAKRDSITGAHNYRVAWVSAILAETLGIKGDRMQALITGSFLHDTGKIGIPDAILLKPAKLTEDEMKVMRTHVTIGEEIISGSGWLDGAREVVAGHHEKWDGSGYPRGLAGEAIPLVARIFAIVDVFDALCSKRPYKNPLPLTEVMDILQKGSGTHFDPKLLKVFSSIASKVYETTVHASEAEMRALMKKMVRRHFGN
- a CDS encoding Lon protease family protein, which produces MLISNLTAADLRINIDPDSLGFSDTSELLTYPLPWIGQERAEMAARFGLEMDQSDYNLFVLGEVGSGRSSLLRQAMQVAAANKAVPPDLCYLHNFDAPERPQALYLSAGQGRLLRQLMARMTKSLQTEIPQCLEGQGFKVESERIEKTYKEEESKNYAELDAFAEARKFAIQREAGHMVFTFLGKKRHALTEDEVLVLPKEHRAEIEQAEQELRAKITSYFEKTRPLERAMNDALAALRRQVVKPLLNHELQGIRDGLKQESKDYVKLSAYLEQVMQDILDHVEQFKVSDTDEESRQGALSKVLSRYRVNLVVDNDGLSGAPVIVEDNPLFRSLFGSIEYQTESDVLVTDFTRIRAGSLHKAHGGFLMLHLRDLLADEMVWEKLRRLLRSGKLQIEEPGTALTPIAAVSLEPEAVKVEVKIILIGSREQYYELQEEDPEFARRFRVKVDFAESFLSSAETRRASSIFIAHACQEMGLPHFSAAAVARLLEGSHREADDQSRQSAIFARTEALVMESAALCRARAGFLVDAADVEAALQAHILRHDYPDQRLQESIAEGDVLITVHGEKVGQLNGLSQIDLRDYRFGFPIRVTARTFAGEDGLLNIGREVEMSGPIHDKGVFILQNYLSALFAHIAPLALNASIVFEQDYYGVEGDSASCAELYVLLSSLSGLPLKQGIAVTGAVNQHGEVLPVGGINEKIEGYFRVCETAGLDGSQGVLIPHRNRRNLMLEHKVIKAVAKGLFHIYTAEHTNEGIELLTGFPIGVANGTGNYPYDSVLGHAQKTLLAYRRACQVQEHPKEGRKHLR
- a CDS encoding FAD-binding oxidoreductase: MNDITISQPYHGLLENEGHIRSNWGLSHTTKPAVYVEPISYADVQAVVCDKQRFPTPVHPVGSLLSVTSTIVNDGGTMLCTRKLDEILGLESDSTGRKVVRVQAGCRLKKLNMWLQARRMEIPFQAEIGEATVGSVAVGDTKDSSLDGLGYFSAHVVALTYVDDKGKLRTLSDYNDGIVFYEFKCSFGLSGIVVECQIEVRPATLCRSEISFEVFQSPEELAHRLISKREACDALFAIVFLNQLASFLDERFKAGFGSVTPVSSQPACEEFRIAKRLAIQHGFEGVEVPQPKELIYSRHDFVNEYWRPSADERRLDFQFYEHDIAQLTRVIVDSYKFTKEFEQQTGYAPNGWATYFVHRPEKEKKPFGLYSGGSGISFSFDPICSNPVEPRWQRFAQEYNKLAINTLGGNASPIQTQWLQPGDVKIPKKLAYPRFITKYYEQFLE